A genomic segment from Thermodesulfobacteriota bacterium encodes:
- a CDS encoding menaquinone biosynthesis decarboxylase: MLQNLKQFIAALEAKGDLKRVSVEVDPKLEITEIADRVSKARGPALLFEKVRGYKYPVLINAFGSVGRMEMVFDNRPVDAVAAKIETLLKTKPPEGIAGKIKTLFTLKEVADLFPKKVKSGPCQEVILGPDSGLLDLLPILTCWPGDGGPFVTLPVVITKDPDTGTQNLGMYRMHKYDKATTGMHWQYNKDGARHYDKSRNAGRRLEVAVALGGSPAVTYAATAPLPPDVDEMMLAGFVNNRAIEIVKGKTVDLYVPAESDFVIEGYVDPAEERIEGPFGDHTGFYSAADMYPVVHVTCVTCRKEAVYPATVVGKPPMEDCYMAKATERLFLPMLKMVVPEIVDMELPFEGVFHNCALVSIDKKHPGQAKKVISALWGLGQMSSTKFIAVFDKDIDLRDSSTVVWKLLNNVDPRRDILFSEGPLDALDHSAPFANFGGKMGFDATRKTKEEGMGRPWPEEIVMSPDIREMVSRRWKEYGF; this comes from the coding sequence ATGTTGCAGAATCTGAAACAGTTCATCGCGGCGTTGGAGGCAAAGGGCGATTTGAAGCGCGTGAGCGTTGAGGTGGACCCGAAGCTGGAGATCACCGAGATCGCCGACCGGGTGTCCAAGGCGCGCGGCCCGGCCCTGCTGTTTGAGAAAGTGCGGGGCTACAAGTATCCGGTGCTGATCAACGCCTTCGGCAGTGTCGGCCGCATGGAGATGGTATTTGACAACCGCCCTGTTGACGCAGTGGCGGCAAAGATTGAAACCCTGCTCAAAACCAAGCCGCCGGAAGGCATTGCCGGAAAGATCAAGACGTTGTTCACGTTAAAGGAAGTGGCCGACCTGTTTCCCAAAAAGGTCAAATCCGGCCCCTGTCAGGAGGTGATCCTTGGTCCGGACAGCGGGCTGCTGGACCTGCTGCCGATCCTGACCTGCTGGCCGGGTGACGGCGGACCGTTTGTGACGTTGCCGGTCGTCATCACCAAGGACCCGGACACCGGTACCCAGAACCTGGGCATGTACCGCATGCACAAGTATGACAAGGCCACCACCGGCATGCACTGGCAATATAATAAGGACGGGGCCCGGCATTATGACAAGAGCCGCAATGCCGGCCGGCGCCTGGAGGTGGCCGTGGCCCTGGGCGGGTCCCCGGCCGTGACCTACGCGGCTACGGCGCCGCTGCCGCCGGACGTGGACGAGATGATGCTGGCCGGGTTTGTCAACAACCGGGCCATCGAGATCGTCAAGGGGAAAACCGTGGACCTGTATGTGCCGGCGGAATCGGACTTTGTCATCGAGGGTTATGTGGACCCGGCCGAGGAGCGCATCGAAGGCCCCTTCGGGGACCACACCGGCTTTTACTCGGCCGCGGACATGTACCCGGTCGTTCACGTCACCTGCGTCACCTGCCGCAAAGAAGCCGTCTACCCGGCCACGGTGGTGGGCAAGCCGCCCATGGAGGACTGCTACATGGCCAAGGCCACGGAGCGGCTGTTTCTGCCCATGCTCAAGATGGTGGTGCCGGAAATCGTGGACATGGAACTGCCCTTTGAAGGCGTCTTTCACAACTGCGCCCTGGTCTCCATCGACAAGAAGCACCCCGGCCAGGCCAAGAAGGTGATCAGCGCCCTGTGGGGCCTGGGCCAGATGTCCTCGACCAAGTTCATCGCCGTGTTTGACAAGGATATTGATCTGCGGGATTCGTCCACGGTGGTCTGGAAGCTGTTAAACAACGTCGACCCGAGGCGCGACATCCTCTTTTCCGAAGGGCCCCTGGATGCTCTGGATCATTCCGCGCCGTTTGCCAATTTCGGCGGAAAAATGGGTTTTGACGCCACCCGCAAAACCAAAGAGGAAGGCATGGGCCGGCCCTGGCCCGAAGAAATCGTCATGTCGCCCGACATCCGCGAAATGGTTTCCCGGCGCTGGAAGGAATATGGATTTTAA
- a CDS encoding PP2C family protein-serine/threonine phosphatase, with protein MPLIDSYILTDTGTRNQMEDRYNLSLSNKTGMILGGVYDGHGGPDVAENASRIIPKEVVMQARNGVNIKDAFKKAFRVASCEGKHLYIGSTALAFLIQGRTLIVANAGDCRMLLIDENHNTQLTTDHRVTNQDEFNRLIAAGATIKGNRVFYDEFGLNISRALGDLAMKKIGVTDEPDVGVFKLPERYILIAATDGLWGYLKNHQVSKIVKFDLSAEEIGRELIRIIKIKSRKYNYLDNTTLIVLKKD; from the coding sequence ATGCCGCTGATTGATTCATACATATTAACCGATACCGGCACACGGAATCAGATGGAAGACCGGTACAACCTGTCTTTGAGCAACAAAACCGGGATGATCCTCGGCGGGGTCTATGACGGACACGGCGGGCCCGATGTGGCTGAAAACGCGTCCAGAATTATCCCCAAAGAGGTGGTGATGCAGGCCCGCAACGGCGTCAACATCAAGGACGCGTTCAAAAAAGCGTTCCGGGTGGCCTCCTGTGAAGGCAAGCATTTGTACATCGGGAGTACGGCCCTGGCGTTTTTGATCCAGGGGCGGACCCTGATTGTGGCCAATGCCGGCGACTGCCGGATGCTGCTTATCGATGAAAATCATAATACACAACTGACCACCGACCACCGTGTCACCAACCAGGACGAATTTAACCGATTAATAGCCGCCGGGGCGACGATCAAGGGAAACCGGGTTTTCTACGATGAGTTCGGTCTGAATATTTCCCGGGCTCTGGGCGACCTGGCCATGAAAAAGATCGGTGTCACGGACGAACCGGACGTGGGGGTGTTCAAACTGCCGGAGCGATACATCCTGATTGCCGCCACGGACGGCCTCTGGGGCTACCTGAAGAATCACCAGGTCAGCAAAATCGTCAAATTCGATCTTTCCGCTGAAGAGATTGGGCGGGAACTGATCCGGATCATCAAAATAAAATCCCGCAAATATAACTATCTGGACAACACCACCCTGATCGTCCTGAAAAAAGACTGA
- a CDS encoding START domain-containing protein: MKKICCLLILTICCLVSPALPESPNMCDTGGWELVMDKNGIKAYSRKVENSGIFEFRAVMVADAPPEVVAEMLRDVPADPQWLPYCKEAYVIEKESLNDFTTYFSFDLPWPVTDRDLVMKTNTAYDYDHARAVTNLYRTEVASCPPKADLIRVPEMTGQYVFEFVTRERTGIVHTYRIDLAGSLPEWMANYSSQYNIYNTFMNMKEMFKKEKYIELGKTSPDRELCDKYFADKQQVKKVLVARLREFIRDSDFVDMIRDSPVIDDMLREDKGEISETLLYGWGSEESKKKAIRVVMKMFLSGTTRDEQLIKTMLRDDNLVGVILCGPYPGGKTGRQIIDGYLKSGGKNEK; this comes from the coding sequence ATGAAAAAAATCTGCTGTCTATTGATTCTGACGATCTGCTGTCTGGTGTCACCCGCCCTCCCGGAGTCACCCAACATGTGCGATACCGGCGGCTGGGAGCTGGTCATGGACAAAAACGGCATCAAAGCGTATTCGCGCAAGGTCGAAAACTCGGGCATTTTTGAATTCCGGGCCGTGATGGTGGCTGACGCACCACCCGAAGTCGTCGCCGAAATGTTGCGTGACGTGCCCGCCGACCCCCAGTGGCTGCCGTACTGCAAAGAGGCGTACGTTATTGAAAAAGAAAGTCTGAACGATTTCACTACCTACTTTTCTTTTGACCTGCCCTGGCCCGTGACGGACAGAGACCTGGTCATGAAGACGAACACGGCCTACGACTATGATCACGCCAGGGCCGTTACCAACCTTTACCGTACCGAAGTGGCCTCCTGTCCGCCAAAGGCGGATCTTATCCGGGTGCCCGAGATGACCGGCCAGTATGTGTTTGAATTCGTGACCCGGGAAAGGACCGGCATCGTCCACACCTATCGCATCGACCTGGCCGGCAGCCTGCCGGAATGGATGGCCAATTATTCCAGCCAGTACAATATTTATAATACCTTCATGAACATGAAAGAGATGTTCAAAAAAGAAAAGTACATCGAGCTTGGCAAAACCTCTCCGGACCGGGAGCTCTGCGATAAGTATTTCGCGGATAAACAGCAGGTAAAAAAAGTCCTGGTAGCCAGGCTCCGGGAGTTTATCCGGGACTCCGATTTTGTAGACATGATCCGGGACAGCCCGGTCATTGACGACATGCTCCGGGAAGACAAGGGAGAAATCAGCGAGACCCTGCTGTACGGCTGGGGTTCCGAAGAGAGCAAGAAAAAGGCCATCCGGGTGGTGATGAAAATGTTTTTGTCCGGGACGACCCGGGATGAGCAGTTGATCAAAACCATGCTGCGTGATGACAACCTGGTCGGCGTCATCCTGTGCGGGCCTTATCCCGGTGGAAAGACCGGCCGCCAGATCATCGACGGTTACCTTAAAAGCGGCGGCAAAAACGAAAAGTAA